One stretch of Planctomycetota bacterium DNA includes these proteins:
- the moaA gene encoding GTP 3',8-cyclase MoaA has protein sequence MQDSRPISLRVSVIDRCDERCLYCRPPEGVALVSHEEVLRLEEILRFVRFVRDRFGLSKVRLTGGEPLLRRGLADLVRGLAEMGLADLAMTTNGQRLAEMAQPLRRAGLRRVNVSLDSLDPEKYCRLTRGGDLARTLRGIAAARDAGLAPIKLNTVVLRGINDEEVVPLARFGLEQGCEVRFLELMPIGEAAPNHARWFVSSAEVRRRVAEAMHLEPLADEPGSSSGTFLARDSGGRTGRVGFVSPCSEPFCGECRRLRLTTTGRLLGCLGQRRGVDVRAALRAPGEPDEANLARAVEQALRAKSDARRFARQDLMVRIGG, from the coding sequence ATGCAGGACTCGCGTCCCATTTCGCTTCGCGTCTCGGTCATTGACCGCTGCGACGAGCGGTGCCTCTATTGCCGGCCGCCCGAGGGCGTCGCCCTCGTCTCCCACGAGGAGGTCCTGCGCCTGGAGGAGATCCTGCGTTTCGTCCGTTTCGTGCGGGACCGCTTCGGCCTTTCGAAGGTTCGCCTGACGGGGGGCGAACCGCTCCTTCGCCGCGGCCTCGCGGACCTCGTGCGCGGACTGGCCGAGATGGGCCTGGCGGACCTGGCGATGACGACGAACGGCCAGCGCCTGGCCGAGATGGCCCAACCCCTCCGCCGCGCGGGCCTGCGGCGCGTCAACGTCAGCCTCGACTCGCTTGACCCCGAGAAGTATTGCCGACTCACGCGCGGGGGGGACCTCGCCCGGACGCTCCGCGGCATCGCGGCCGCACGCGACGCCGGCCTGGCCCCCATCAAACTGAACACGGTCGTTTTGCGGGGGATCAACGACGAGGAGGTGGTGCCCCTGGCGCGCTTCGGCCTCGAGCAGGGCTGCGAGGTCCGGTTCCTCGAACTCATGCCGATTGGCGAGGCGGCCCCGAACCACGCGCGGTGGTTCGTTTCCTCCGCCGAGGTCCGCCGCCGCGTCGCCGAGGCGATGCACCTTGAGCCGCTCGCCGACGAGCCCGGCTCTTCGAGCGGGACGTTCCTCGCCCGCGACTCGGGTGGCCGCACCGGACGCGTCGGTTTCGTCTCGCCGTGCTCCGAGCCGTTCTGCGGCGAGTGCCGGCGCCTTCGCCTGACGACCACCGGCCGGCTGCTCGGTTGTCTGGGTCAGCGGCGGGGGGTGGACGTGCGGGCGGCTTTGCGCGCGCCCGGCGAGCCGGACGAAGCGAACC